The Tamandua tetradactyla isolate mTamTet1 chromosome 8, mTamTet1.pri, whole genome shotgun sequence genome includes a window with the following:
- the LOC143645031 gene encoding olfactory receptor 8D4-like: MSMRNHSTVTEFVLSGLTDQPLLQLPLFCLFLGIYMVTVAGNLGMISIIGLNAQLHTPMYFFLSCLSFLDVCYSSIITPKMLAGFICRDKMISYSGCMTQLFFFCIFAICECYMLAAMAYDRYVAICNPLLYNVIMSPRVCSLLVAAAFSVGFTDAMIHGGCILRLSFCGTNIIRHYFCDLVPLIKLSCSSTYIDELLLFVIGGFNTVTTSLTIIISYAFILSSILHVNSKEGRSKAFSTCSSHLTAVLIFYGSLMFIYLKPTSSSSVTQEKVSSVLYTTVIPMLNPLIYSLQNREVQNALRKLLRRKIFSQ, from the coding sequence ATGAGTATGAGAAATCATTCCACAGTGACCGAGTTTGTTCTTTCAGGATTAACTGACCAACCACTGCTTCAGCTGCctcttttctgcctcttcttAGGGATATACATGGTCACTGTGGCAGGAAACCTTGGCATGATCTCAATAATTGGGTTGAATGCTCAACTTCATAcccccatgtattttttcctcagttgtttgtcttttttagaTGTCTGCTATTCTTCAATCATCACCCCAAAAATGCTAGCAGGATTTATATGCAGAGATAAAATGATCTCCTATTCTGGATGCATGACTCagctgttttttttctgtatttttgccaTTTGTGAATGCTACATGTTGGCAGCAATGGCCTATGATCGCTATGTTGCCATTTGTAACCCTCTCCTCTACAACGTCATCATGTCCCCTCGAGTCTGCTCTCTGCTGGTGGCTGCAGCCTTCTCAGTAGGTTTTACTGATGCCATGATTCATGGAGGTTGTATCTTAAGGCTGTCTTTCTGTGGGACAAACATCATTAGACACTATTTCTGTGACCTTGTTCCCCTTATTAAACTCTCCTGTTCTAGCACTTATATTGATGAGCTTTTGCTTTTTGTCATTGGTGGTTTCAACACAGTGACCACCAGCCTGACCATCATCATCTCGTATGCTTTTATCCTTTCCAGCATCCTCCATGTCAACTCTAAAGAGGGCAGGTCCAAGGCATTTAGCACCTGCAGCTCCCACCTGACAGCTGTTCTTATATTTTATGGCTCTCTCATGTTCATATATCTCAAACCCACTTCCAGCAGTTCAGTCACCCAGGAGAAGGTGTCCTCAGTGCTTTACACCACCGTGATTCCCATGCTGAATCCCCTGATATATAGTCTGCAGAACAGGGAAGTACAAAATGCACTGAGGAAActcttaagaagaaaaatattttcacaatga